One Actinomadura viridis genomic region harbors:
- a CDS encoding DUF5670 family protein produces the protein MPWLMIVVLLLVLALAGAGFALKLLWILAAVLLVLWLAGFVARSTGPSGRRSRWYRW, from the coding sequence ATGCCTTGGTTGATGATCGTTGTTCTGCTGCTGGTGCTGGCTCTCGCCGGTGCGGGATTCGCGCTGAAACTGCTCTGGATTCTCGCCGCCGTCCTGCTCGTCCTGTGGCTGGCGGGATTCGTGGCGCGCAGCACGGGACCGTCCGGAAGGCGCTCACGCTGGTACCGCTGGTAA
- a CDS encoding GntR family transcriptional regulator, translating into MVWTVSSLPYLSPRQGSQPDAWSEEAAQAGRVGTQRIREVGMDVPPADVAASLGLAPGTPAIVRRRTMLLDDQPVELTDSWYPADIAAGTALAGTGKIKGGAITLLAGLGYTVREAREDITFRNATADEASELRQPAGTPVIVLFRTCLTAEGVPFEASSMVMVAEGRHLRYRLIAG; encoded by the coding sequence ATGGTGTGGACCGTAAGCTCGTTGCCTTATCTCTCCCCCCGGCAGGGGAGCCAGCCGGACGCCTGGTCGGAAGAGGCGGCACAAGCGGGACGAGTCGGCACCCAGAGGATCCGTGAGGTAGGCATGGACGTGCCTCCGGCCGATGTGGCCGCCTCTCTCGGTCTGGCTCCTGGGACCCCGGCCATCGTTCGCCGGCGCACGATGCTGCTGGATGATCAGCCTGTCGAGTTGACCGATTCCTGGTACCCGGCCGACATCGCCGCAGGGACGGCGCTTGCCGGGACGGGTAAGATCAAGGGTGGAGCGATCACACTGCTGGCCGGACTCGGCTATACGGTGCGCGAGGCACGCGAGGACATCACCTTTCGCAACGCGACGGCGGATGAAGCCAGCGAACTGCGGCAACCCGCCGGTACGCCAGTGATCGTGCTCTTTCGGACATGCTTGACCGCTGAAGGGGTGCCCTTCGAGGCCTCGTCCATGGTGATGGTCGCCGAAGGTCGTCACCTCCGGTACCGGCTGATCGCGGGTTGA
- a CDS encoding GntR family transcriptional regulator: MAQRAEERPPYEQVAASLRAQIMSGDLTPGTQLPSTPRLVEEFGVSNTTVQKAMTVLKSEGYLTSRQGKGVFVRARQPFRVEVGSYLVPSPGGYSYELLEIREVPSPTEVALALGSETDDRLLLRRRLLRHNGNPVEINWSYYPRELVAGTDLAEPKRVPGGAPRVLAELGYPQRYFTDAVSARMPTKDEAELLELPNVPVIRQFRTVYSDDDRPVEVSILVKGSHLYELQYRMPV; the protein is encoded by the coding sequence GTGGCACAGCGAGCGGAGGAACGGCCACCCTACGAGCAGGTCGCAGCCAGTCTGAGGGCACAGATCATGTCGGGCGATCTCACCCCGGGGACGCAGTTGCCCTCCACGCCACGGCTTGTCGAAGAGTTCGGCGTGTCGAACACGACCGTGCAGAAGGCCATGACAGTTCTGAAGAGCGAGGGCTACCTGACCAGCCGGCAAGGCAAGGGCGTGTTCGTGCGGGCTCGCCAACCTTTCCGGGTCGAGGTGGGGAGTTATCTCGTCCCATCGCCTGGCGGTTACTCCTATGAGCTGCTGGAGATCCGCGAGGTGCCGTCACCCACAGAGGTCGCGTTGGCCCTGGGTTCGGAAACCGATGATCGACTACTGCTGCGCCGTCGCCTACTGCGTCACAACGGGAACCCGGTCGAGATCAACTGGTCTTATTACCCACGTGAACTGGTCGCCGGGACCGACCTGGCGGAGCCGAAACGAGTGCCGGGTGGAGCACCGAGAGTGCTCGCCGAACTCGGATACCCGCAGCGTTACTTCACCGACGCCGTCTCAGCGCGCATGCCGACGAAGGACGAGGCGGAACTGCTCGAACTGCCGAATGTTCCGGTGATCCGCCAATTCCGGACGGTCTACTCCGACGATGATCGGCCCGTTGAGGTGTCCATCCTCGTCAAAGGCTCTCATCTTTACGAGTTGCAGTACCGGATGCCTGTCTGA
- the ccrA gene encoding crotonyl-CoA carboxylase/reductase: MAQPASSGDLLEAARSGAGEQELLDIDLPTRFRAAFTRKDEVGLFDGQADKDVRRSLHVGEVDMPELAPDEVVVAVMAAAINFNTVWSAIFEPVPTFAFLEKFGRQGWHGARHDLPYHVLGSDASGVVVRTGSGVKSWKPGDRVVISPSYVDEEDHGSYDDGMMSETQLAWGFETNFGALGEFCIAKANQLIRKPAHLTWEEAGSTTLCAGTAYRMLVGRHGARMKQGDVVLIWGATGGLGSFATQLVKNGGGIPVGVVSSEEKAALVRAQGCEHVINRNELDLGEQGLRHPKAGRMLGEAIRRLVGEDPGIVFEYLGRETFGASVYVAKRGGTIITCGSSTGYKHEYDNRFLWMRLKSIIGSHGFNYHEAVEVNRLIGLGMIHPTLSAVFPLDEAAEATRAVQTNQHVGKVAVLCAAGGEGEGVDDPALRERVGEERLNLFRR; this comes from the coding sequence ATGGCTCAGCCCGCTTCGTCCGGTGACCTGCTCGAAGCCGCCCGTTCGGGCGCCGGCGAGCAGGAACTGCTGGACATCGACCTGCCCACCCGCTTCCGCGCCGCCTTCACGCGCAAGGACGAGGTCGGCCTCTTCGACGGCCAGGCCGACAAGGACGTCCGGCGCTCGCTGCACGTGGGCGAGGTCGACATGCCCGAGCTGGCGCCCGACGAGGTGGTGGTCGCGGTGATGGCCGCGGCGATCAACTTCAACACGGTCTGGTCGGCGATCTTCGAGCCGGTGCCGACGTTCGCGTTCCTGGAGAAGTTCGGCCGCCAGGGCTGGCACGGGGCCCGGCACGACCTGCCGTACCACGTCCTCGGCTCGGACGCCTCGGGCGTCGTCGTCCGCACCGGCTCCGGCGTGAAGAGCTGGAAGCCCGGCGACCGGGTCGTCATCTCCCCCTCCTACGTCGACGAGGAGGACCACGGCTCCTACGACGACGGCATGATGAGCGAGACCCAGCTCGCCTGGGGCTTCGAGACCAACTTCGGCGCCCTGGGCGAGTTCTGCATCGCCAAGGCCAACCAGCTCATCCGCAAGCCCGCGCACCTCACCTGGGAGGAGGCGGGCTCCACCACCCTCTGCGCCGGCACCGCGTACCGGATGCTGGTCGGCCGGCACGGCGCCCGGATGAAGCAGGGCGACGTGGTCCTGATCTGGGGCGCCACCGGCGGCCTCGGCTCGTTCGCGACCCAGCTGGTGAAGAACGGCGGCGGCATCCCCGTCGGCGTCGTCTCCTCAGAGGAGAAGGCCGCGCTGGTCCGCGCGCAGGGCTGCGAGCACGTCATCAACCGCAACGAGCTGGACCTCGGCGAGCAGGGCCTGCGCCACCCCAAGGCGGGCCGGATGCTCGGCGAGGCGATCCGCCGGCTGGTCGGCGAGGACCCCGGCATCGTCTTCGAGTACCTGGGCCGCGAGACGTTCGGCGCCTCCGTCTACGTCGCCAAGCGCGGCGGCACCATCATCACCTGCGGCTCTTCCACCGGCTACAAGCACGAGTACGACAACCGGTTCCTGTGGATGCGGCTGAAGAGCATCATCGGCTCGCACGGCTTCAACTACCACGAGGCCGTCGAGGTCAACCGGCTGATCGGCCTCGGCATGATCCACCCCACCCTGTCGGCCGTCTTCCCCCTGGACGAGGCCGCCGAGGCCACCCGCGCCGTCCAGACCAACCAGCACGTCGGCAAGGTCGCCGTCCTGTGCGCCGCCGGCGGCGAGGGTGAGGGCGTGGACGACCCGGCGCTGCGCGAGCGCGTCGGCGAGGAGCGGCTCAACCTCTTCCGCCGCTGA
- a CDS encoding type I polyketide synthase yields MQSNDRSGAAQDRTRISEDSIRRHLIEQIARRSRTSPAAIDPDRPLEEFGLGSRDAVAVAGDLERMLGRSLPATLVWEYPTINKLSVALAAGGTARAGGAGTTSAPDTRPGTARDVPPPATAPDEPVAVIGIGCRFPGGDRDLTGPGDYWRFLTGAGDAVREVPEGRWDAFDDGSPEVGDLLARTTRLGGFLADVAAFDARFFGITPREAAVMDPQQRLVLEVAWEAFEHAGLAPAALRGSRTGVFVGVSAPEYAAFTASDPAALEAFTATGAALSIIANRLSYLLDLRGPSMIVDTACSSSLVSTHLAVQALRRGEADVALAGGVNLLLSPTITMTFDQAGGTAADGRCKAFDASADGMVRAEGCGAVVLKRLPDALRDGDRVLAVIRGSGVNSDGRSNGLVAPNSDAQKALLREVYAAAGIDTREVDYVEAHGTGTFLGDPIEAGALGEVLGAGRDAGAPLLLGSAKSNLGHMESAAGVAGLIKAVLALHHRTIPPSAHYEQPNPHIPFEDLRLSVVAEETPWPDRGHPARAGVSGFGFGGTNAHVVLEEAPPRKTADDPVAIRVFPLSDTSEDRVRDHARVLAAWLTDAGAKTDAETETGGANGGDGGVRLADLALTLHRRGGRGRARAAVAARDRAGLVDGLTALAEGRPHPAVVTGTALGAPGRPVWVFSGYGAQRPGMARRLLEEEPAFAEAVDDLDALFQEEGGPALWDLLEQGVVPAGPAATMPVLFAVQIGLARTLASYGVTPGAVIGHSMGEVPAAVVAGALTLEDGVKVICRRSRLLTRLVGGGAMAVLGASAEDVARLAADLPEVYAAVHSSPKQTVVTGDAAQIATVVERAEAEGRLARMVKAEGAGHSPQVDPLLPHLREALAEVGAERGRPLAAGIRLYTTALDDPRALHGEDARLDAAYWAANLREPVRLTGAVAAAAEDGFRTFVEVNAHPILAHGIGETLEGTGALVTHTLKRAPKGQETDDALTFHARLGALAVHGLPIAAPAGGDVIDVPPAPWRHERHWVDLSGRRSSGRDEHPLLGAHVELPGEDRHAWRADLGTATGRWPAGARVHGLPALPAAAFAEMALAAGAEALGLDARSVRVHSLWMERPLALAEHTIVTTTFAEDEQRVEIHARTPAGTWARLARADIADTGDAAGDGAPPVPSPSGAATTAPAEIAAAERGSRHYRLHPEVFDRCLAALSAEAETAGGPGLWLPETIGELRVHGPTHRGGRARAEVVRDGTDLVGAVRLTGPDGTVVAEATGIVLRRVERPDVPVPLADKLVEVVWDEAPAPGTAIGDGTFLLLAEDDDATAGAVAAGLVARGHRVVRHRLSEHPPDRHPPMTAEPPDAVVLLPPPGLVDERLVLTVAGVSRSLPDGPRLWVATRAALPVLPGEAGEPHQGFARALTRVLAFERAAQRATLVDADRPVDLVTELLGDGDAREVAWRGGTRHVARLVRAAPLPPGVPSVQTAAKGRHAEGSPPRPRRIVRRGGAYVITGGYGGIGLVTARLLAARGAGRIVLSGRSGPDADAEKVIARLREDGVDVGVVLGDIAEPGVAERLVRVACEGGARLRGVLHGAGAIDDRLIADLGAADLHRVWRAKVEGARRLSAATWDADLDWFVLHSSAAALLGSPGQAAYAAANAALDALAAYRRAHGRTGTTVNWGAWSQVGGAAGLDLAVIDPISPDEGAEALEALLAFDRPAAGVLRFDPAAALGLFPEIRRIPYFAALTEGAGTGADPGDWPGVAALADLDPAAARRAVAARVRFRIASVLGFDPERLDPAVPLTDLGLDSLVAVRIKSGVEHDLGLTVPASVLLQGASVNAFEEWAAGELGLSGTPAPPPSPSAASNAEAGYVMPRDDAERLAVRYFEDVLGLDRVGVTADFFADLGGAEHQADQVVALVAAELHREVTRGELFAVPTAEHVAGCLRAADEEAARRTVRPLKPSGGRPPIFIAHPAGGTTACYRQLTALLSADQPVYGLERFQDAPSVEERAARYAERLQEARPDGAFRLGGWSFGGVLAYETARRLAAAGREVELVVLFDAGLPLPVENESDSLARRFAAFADYINETYGLGVDLTYEELAGLDEEAQFALVMERAEALADHIPPAALTHQLTSHQDTRSLEAYRPGPYDGPVLLYRAPEETPWSVKDARYVLDGTNGFGGLCSALEVVTVPGTHHLNLLDPPGVEFMAAHLDARLAGADPLTTPRPTEEIHGSARFVR; encoded by the coding sequence ATGCAGAGCAACGATCGTTCCGGAGCGGCGCAGGACCGGACGCGGATCAGCGAGGATTCGATACGTCGGCATCTGATCGAGCAGATAGCGCGCCGCTCCCGTACGTCCCCCGCGGCCATCGACCCGGACCGCCCGCTGGAGGAGTTCGGCCTCGGTTCGCGGGACGCGGTGGCCGTCGCCGGCGACCTGGAGCGGATGCTCGGCCGCTCGCTCCCGGCCACCCTCGTCTGGGAGTACCCGACGATCAACAAGCTGTCCGTCGCGCTCGCCGCCGGCGGAACGGCCCGGGCCGGTGGCGCGGGGACGACCTCCGCCCCGGACACCCGGCCGGGGACCGCGCGGGACGTCCCTCCGCCCGCGACGGCACCGGACGAGCCCGTCGCCGTGATCGGCATCGGCTGCCGCTTCCCCGGCGGCGACCGCGACCTCACCGGACCCGGTGACTACTGGCGCTTCCTCACCGGGGCCGGCGACGCCGTCCGGGAGGTCCCGGAGGGCCGCTGGGACGCCTTCGACGACGGCTCCCCCGAGGTCGGCGACCTGCTGGCCCGGACCACCCGGCTCGGCGGGTTCCTCGCCGACGTGGCGGCGTTCGACGCGCGGTTCTTCGGCATCACCCCGCGCGAGGCGGCGGTCATGGACCCGCAGCAGCGTCTCGTCCTGGAGGTCGCCTGGGAGGCGTTCGAGCACGCCGGGCTGGCCCCGGCCGCGCTGCGCGGGAGCCGTACGGGCGTGTTCGTGGGGGTGTCCGCGCCCGAGTACGCCGCGTTCACCGCCTCCGACCCGGCCGCGCTGGAGGCGTTCACCGCGACCGGCGCCGCGCTCAGCATCATCGCCAACCGCCTGTCCTACCTGCTGGACCTGCGCGGCCCGAGCATGATCGTGGACACCGCGTGCTCGTCCTCGCTGGTCTCCACCCACCTGGCCGTGCAGGCGCTGCGCCGCGGCGAGGCGGACGTGGCGCTGGCCGGGGGCGTCAACCTGCTGCTCTCGCCCACGATCACGATGACGTTCGACCAGGCGGGCGGCACCGCCGCGGACGGCCGCTGCAAGGCGTTCGACGCCTCGGCGGACGGGATGGTGCGCGCCGAGGGCTGCGGCGCGGTCGTGCTCAAGCGCCTGCCGGACGCGCTGCGCGACGGCGACCGGGTGCTGGCCGTGATCCGCGGCTCGGGCGTCAACTCCGACGGCCGTTCCAACGGCCTGGTCGCGCCCAACTCCGACGCGCAGAAGGCGCTGCTGCGCGAGGTGTACGCCGCCGCCGGGATCGACACCCGCGAGGTGGACTACGTCGAGGCGCACGGCACCGGCACGTTCCTGGGCGACCCCATCGAGGCCGGGGCGCTCGGCGAGGTGCTGGGCGCGGGCCGGGACGCCGGTGCCCCGCTGCTGCTCGGCTCGGCCAAGTCCAACCTCGGGCACATGGAGTCGGCGGCGGGCGTCGCCGGGCTCATCAAGGCCGTGCTCGCCCTCCACCACCGGACGATCCCGCCGAGCGCCCACTACGAGCAGCCCAACCCGCACATCCCGTTCGAGGACCTGCGGCTGTCGGTCGTGGCGGAGGAGACGCCCTGGCCCGACCGGGGTCACCCGGCCCGCGCCGGGGTGTCCGGGTTCGGGTTCGGCGGGACGAACGCGCACGTCGTCCTGGAGGAGGCGCCGCCGCGTAAGACCGCCGACGACCCGGTCGCGATCCGCGTCTTCCCGCTCTCCGACACCAGCGAGGACCGCGTCCGCGACCACGCCCGCGTCCTGGCCGCCTGGCTCACCGACGCCGGGGCCAAGACCGACGCCGAGACCGAAACCGGCGGCGCGAACGGCGGCGACGGCGGCGTGCGGCTCGCCGACCTCGCCCTCACCCTGCACCGGCGCGGGGGACGCGGCCGGGCCCGCGCCGCCGTGGCCGCCCGCGACCGAGCCGGCCTCGTCGACGGGCTCACCGCGCTGGCCGAGGGCCGCCCCCACCCGGCCGTGGTCACCGGTACCGCGCTCGGCGCGCCCGGCCGCCCGGTCTGGGTGTTCTCCGGGTACGGAGCGCAGCGCCCCGGGATGGCCCGGCGGCTCCTGGAGGAGGAGCCCGCGTTCGCCGAGGCCGTCGACGACCTCGACGCCCTCTTCCAGGAGGAGGGCGGCCCCGCGCTCTGGGACCTCCTCGAACAGGGCGTCGTCCCGGCCGGCCCGGCCGCGACGATGCCGGTGCTGTTCGCCGTCCAGATCGGCCTGGCCCGAACCCTGGCGTCGTACGGGGTCACGCCCGGCGCGGTGATCGGCCACTCCATGGGCGAGGTCCCCGCGGCCGTCGTCGCGGGCGCCCTCACCCTGGAGGACGGCGTCAAGGTCATCTGCCGCCGGTCCCGGCTCCTGACCCGGCTGGTCGGCGGTGGCGCCATGGCCGTGCTGGGCGCGTCCGCCGAGGACGTGGCCCGCCTCGCCGCGGACCTGCCCGAGGTGTACGCGGCGGTGCACTCCTCCCCGAAGCAGACCGTCGTCACCGGCGACGCCGCGCAGATCGCCACGGTCGTCGAACGGGCCGAGGCCGAAGGCCGCCTGGCCCGCATGGTGAAGGCGGAGGGCGCCGGGCACTCGCCGCAGGTCGACCCGCTCCTGCCGCACCTGCGCGAGGCGCTCGCCGAGGTCGGCGCCGAACGCGGCCGGCCCCTCGCCGCCGGGATCCGCCTCTACACCACCGCCCTGGACGACCCGCGCGCCCTGCACGGCGAGGACGCCCGGCTCGACGCCGCGTACTGGGCGGCCAACCTCCGCGAGCCGGTGCGGCTGACCGGTGCGGTCGCGGCGGCGGCCGAGGACGGGTTCCGTACGTTCGTCGAGGTCAACGCGCATCCGATCCTCGCCCACGGGATCGGCGAGACCCTGGAGGGGACCGGCGCGCTGGTCACCCACACGCTCAAGCGCGCCCCCAAGGGCCAGGAGACCGACGACGCCCTCACCTTCCACGCGCGGCTGGGCGCCCTCGCCGTGCACGGGCTGCCCATCGCCGCGCCCGCCGGGGGCGACGTCATCGACGTCCCGCCGGCCCCGTGGCGGCACGAGCGCCACTGGGTCGACCTGTCCGGACGGCGGTCGTCCGGCCGCGACGAGCATCCCCTCCTCGGCGCGCACGTCGAGCTGCCCGGCGAGGACCGGCACGCCTGGCGCGCCGACCTCGGCACCGCCACCGGGCGGTGGCCCGCCGGCGCCCGCGTGCACGGGCTCCCGGCGCTGCCGGCCGCCGCGTTCGCCGAGATGGCCCTGGCCGCGGGCGCGGAGGCGCTCGGCCTGGACGCGCGCTCGGTCCGCGTCCACAGCCTGTGGATGGAACGGCCGCTGGCCCTGGCCGAGCACACCATCGTCACCACCACGTTCGCCGAGGACGAGCAGCGCGTGGAGATCCACGCGCGGACCCCGGCGGGCACCTGGGCACGGCTGGCCCGCGCCGATATCGCCGATACCGGTGACGCCGCCGGGGACGGCGCCCCGCCCGTCCCGTCCCCCTCGGGGGCCGCGACCACGGCTCCGGCCGAGATCGCCGCGGCCGAGCGCGGCAGCCGCCACTACCGGCTGCATCCCGAGGTGTTCGACCGCTGCCTGGCCGCCCTGTCCGCGGAGGCCGAGACGGCTGGCGGCCCCGGCCTCTGGCTGCCCGAGACGATCGGCGAGCTGCGCGTGCACGGGCCGACCCACCGCGGCGGCCGGGCCCGTGCCGAGGTCGTCCGGGACGGGACGGACCTCGTCGGCGCGGTCCGGCTGACCGGGCCCGACGGGACGGTCGTCGCCGAGGCCACCGGCATCGTGCTGCGCCGCGTCGAACGTCCCGACGTCCCCGTCCCCCTCGCGGACAAGCTCGTCGAGGTCGTCTGGGACGAGGCGCCCGCCCCCGGGACGGCGATCGGCGACGGCACCTTCCTGCTGCTCGCCGAGGACGACGACGCGACCGCGGGCGCCGTCGCCGCCGGGCTGGTGGCGCGCGGCCACCGGGTCGTGCGGCACCGGCTGAGCGAGCACCCGCCCGACCGGCACCCTCCGATGACGGCGGAGCCGCCGGACGCCGTGGTCCTCCTCCCGCCACCCGGCCTGGTGGACGAACGGCTCGTCCTGACCGTGGCGGGCGTCAGCCGTTCGCTGCCCGACGGGCCCCGGCTGTGGGTGGCGACCCGGGCCGCGCTGCCCGTCCTCCCGGGCGAGGCCGGCGAGCCGCACCAGGGGTTCGCCCGCGCGCTGACCCGCGTGCTCGCCTTCGAACGGGCCGCGCAGCGGGCCACCCTCGTCGACGCCGACCGCCCGGTCGACCTGGTCACCGAGCTGCTCGGCGACGGCGACGCCCGCGAGGTCGCCTGGCGCGGCGGTACCCGCCACGTCGCCCGGCTGGTCCGGGCGGCCCCCCTGCCCCCCGGCGTGCCGTCCGTCCAGACCGCTGCGAAAGGACGGCACGCCGAGGGCTCCCCGCCCCGGCCGCGGCGGATCGTGCGGCGCGGCGGCGCGTACGTGATCACCGGCGGGTACGGCGGGATCGGCCTGGTCACCGCCCGGCTGCTGGCCGCGCGCGGCGCGGGCCGGATCGTGCTGTCGGGCCGGTCCGGGCCGGACGCCGACGCCGAGAAGGTGATCGCCCGCCTCCGCGAGGACGGGGTGGACGTCGGGGTCGTGCTCGGCGACATCGCCGAACCCGGCGTCGCCGAACGCCTGGTCCGGGTCGCCTGTGAGGGCGGCGCCCGGCTCCGCGGCGTCCTGCACGGCGCGGGCGCCATCGACGACCGGCTGATCGCCGACCTGGGCGCCGCCGACCTGCACCGGGTCTGGCGGGCCAAGGTCGAGGGCGCCCGGCGGCTCAGCGCCGCCACCTGGGACGCCGACCTGGACTGGTTCGTGCTGCACTCCTCGGCCGCGGCGCTGCTCGGGTCCCCCGGCCAGGCCGCCTACGCCGCCGCCAACGCCGCGCTCGACGCGCTGGCCGCGTACCGGCGGGCGCACGGCCGCACCGGCACCACCGTGAACTGGGGCGCCTGGTCCCAGGTCGGCGGCGCCGCCGGACTCGACCTGGCGGTGATCGACCCGATCAGCCCGGACGAGGGCGCCGAGGCGCTGGAGGCGCTGCTGGCGTTCGACCGGCCCGCCGCGGGCGTGCTGCGCTTCGACCCCGCCGCCGCGCTCGGCCTGTTCCCGGAGATCCGCCGGATCCCGTACTTCGCCGCGCTGACCGAGGGCGCCGGGACCGGCGCCGACCCGGGCGACTGGCCGGGCGTGGCGGCGCTGGCGGACCTGGACCCGGCCGCGGCCCGCCGCGCGGTCGCCGCGCGGGTGCGGTTCCGGATCGCGTCCGTGCTGGGCTTCGACCCCGAACGGCTGGACCCGGCCGTCCCGCTCACCGACCTCGGCCTGGACTCCCTCGTCGCGGTACGGATCAAGAGCGGGGTGGAGCACGACCTCGGCCTGACCGTCCCGGCGTCGGTGCTGCTCCAGGGCGCCAGCGTCAACGCGTTCGAGGAGTGGGCGGCCGGTGAGCTGGGCCTGTCCGGAACGCCCGCCCCGCCCCCGTCCCCGTCCGCCGCCTCGAACGCCGAGGCCGGGTACGTCATGCCGCGCGACGACGCCGAACGCCTCGCCGTCCGGTACTTCGAGGACGTCCTCGGCCTCGACCGCGTCGGCGTCACCGCGGACTTCTTCGCCGACCTCGGCGGCGCGGAGCACCAGGCCGACCAGGTCGTCGCGCTGGTCGCCGCGGAACTGCACCGGGAGGTGACCCGCGGCGAGCTGTTCGCGGTGCCCACCGCCGAGCACGTCGCCGGGTGCCTGCGGGCCGCAGACGAGGAGGCCGCGCGGCGGACCGTACGGCCGCTGAAGCCCTCCGGCGGCCGTCCCCCGATCTTCATCGCGCACCCGGCCGGCGGCACCACCGCCTGCTACCGGCAGCTCACCGCCCTGCTCTCCGCCGACCAGCCGGTGTACGGGCTGGAGCGGTTCCAGGACGCGCCGTCCGTCGAGGAACGCGCCGCCCGCTACGCCGAGCGCCTCCAGGAGGCCCGGCCGGACGGGGCGTTCCGGCTCGGCGGCTGGTCGTTCGGCGGCGTCCTGGCGTACGAGACGGCGCGGCGGCTCGCCGCCGCCGGCCGCGAGGTCGAACTGGTCGTGCTGTTCGACGCGGGCCTGCCGCTGCCGGTCGAGAACGAGTCCGACAGCCTCGCCCGCCGGTTCGCCGCCTTTGCCGACTACATCAACGAGACCTACGGGCTCGGCGTCGACCTCACCTACGAGGAACTGGCCGGCCTGGACGAGGAGGCGCAGTTCGCGCTGGTGATGGAACGGGCGGAAGCCCTGGCGGACCACATCCCCCCGGCCGCCCTCACCCACCAGCTCACCTCCCACCAGGACACCCGTTCCCTGGAGGCGTACCGGCCCGGCCCCTACGACGGCCCCGTCCTCCTCTACCGCGCCCCGGAGGAGACCCCGTGGTCGGTGAAGGACGCCCGCTACGTGCTCGACGGGACCAACGGCTTCGGCGGGCTGTGCTCCGCCCTGGAGGTCGTCACGGTGCCCGGAACACACCACCTCAACCTGCTCGACCCGCCCGGTGTCGAGTTCATGGCCGCGCACCTGGACGCCCGGCTCGCCGGGGCCGACCCGCTCACCACCCCGCGTCCCACGGAGGAGATCCATGGCTCAGCCCGCTTCGTCCGGTGA
- a CDS encoding glycine-rich domain-containing protein: MTITSEETVPPVPITPRELISPSLFERLVGRVVKDERLSPQYAARVMEQTLAFLATCARHPNAGLSPSKAVDLGWHAFVLCTAEYAEFCQRAAGRFIHHVPIDDDGDHDEAVVTRTVTAMRAAGLPVDEELWQPDAADCNQCYAGCHDSP; encoded by the coding sequence GTGACCATCACGTCAGAGGAGACGGTGCCTCCCGTCCCCATCACGCCCAGAGAACTGATCTCCCCTAGCCTGTTCGAGAGGCTCGTCGGCAGGGTGGTCAAGGACGAGCGGTTGAGCCCGCAGTACGCCGCGCGTGTCATGGAACAGACATTGGCGTTCCTCGCCACCTGCGCCAGGCACCCGAACGCAGGGCTCTCCCCATCGAAGGCCGTGGACCTTGGCTGGCACGCCTTCGTTCTCTGCACCGCCGAGTACGCGGAGTTCTGCCAGCGTGCGGCAGGCCGCTTCATCCATCACGTCCCCATCGACGACGACGGCGACCACGACGAGGCCGTCGTCACCCGCACGGTCACCGCGATGAGGGCAGCCGGGCTGCCCGTCGATGAGGAGCTCTGGCAGCCGGATGCCGCCGACTGCAATCAGTGCTACGCCGGCTGCCACGACAGCCCGTAG
- a CDS encoding RNA polymerase subunit sigma-70, producing MGADTRAEELGVSGLGEVDEPAFSGLAERHRRELHVHCYRMLGSFEDAEDTVQETFLRAWRRRETFEGRSTFRAWLYRIATNACLDLLAKRRPEPATGGEVPWLQPYPDRLLDELPADDADEPEAVAVARETIELAYLVAVQHLAPRTRAVLILRDVLGWPAKDVAELLGSSVNSVNSALQRARAGMREHLPAERQDWTGGEEDAGTRELVRRFTEASVATDIDGLAALLRDDVRFSMPPTPGLRVGRDAVVNDWVEDGFEGMKGLRAVQTSVNRQPAVAFYHWREQEGAYLPLTIDVLRVTGGAITEIVTFHDDRFPRLGLPERLPADGTE from the coding sequence ATGGGTGCGGACACAAGGGCGGAGGAGCTGGGCGTGAGCGGTCTGGGCGAGGTCGACGAGCCGGCGTTCTCGGGGCTGGCGGAGCGGCACCGGCGGGAGCTGCACGTGCACTGCTACCGGATGCTCGGGTCGTTCGAGGACGCCGAGGACACCGTGCAGGAGACGTTCCTCCGTGCCTGGCGGCGGCGGGAGACCTTCGAGGGGCGGTCGACGTTCAGGGCCTGGCTGTACCGGATCGCCACCAACGCCTGCCTGGACCTGCTCGCCAAGCGCCGCCCGGAGCCCGCGACCGGCGGCGAGGTGCCGTGGCTGCAGCCCTACCCGGACCGGCTGCTCGACGAGCTGCCCGCGGACGACGCGGACGAGCCGGAGGCCGTCGCCGTCGCGCGGGAGACGATCGAGCTGGCGTACCTGGTCGCGGTCCAGCACCTCGCGCCGCGCACGCGGGCAGTGCTGATCCTGCGGGACGTGCTCGGCTGGCCGGCGAAGGACGTCGCGGAGCTCCTCGGGAGCTCCGTCAACTCCGTGAACAGCGCGCTGCAGCGGGCCCGGGCCGGCATGCGGGAGCACCTGCCCGCCGAGCGGCAGGACTGGACCGGCGGCGAGGAGGACGCCGGGACGCGCGAGCTGGTGCGCCGCTTCACCGAAGCCAGCGTGGCCACGGACATCGACGGGCTCGCCGCGCTGCTGCGGGACGACGTCCGCTTCTCGATGCCGCCCACGCCGGGCCTGCGCGTCGGCCGCGACGCGGTGGTGAACGACTGGGTCGAGGACGGCTTCGAGGGCATGAAGGGCCTGCGCGCCGTCCAGACCTCCGTGAACCGGCAGCCCGCCGTCGCCTTCTACCACTGGCGGGAGCAAGAGGGCGCGTACCTGCCGCTGACGATCGACGTCCTGCGCGTCACCGGCGGGGCGATCACCGAGATCGTCACGTTCCACGACGACCGGTTCCCGCGGCTCGGGCTGCCCGAGCGCCTCCCGGCGGACGGCACGGAGTAG